A portion of the Sphingorhabdus pulchriflava genome contains these proteins:
- a CDS encoding Rne/Rng family ribonuclease produces the protein MKTRMLIDARHREETRVAVVTGNTIEEFDFESAEHKQLKGNIYLAKVTRVEPSLQAAFVDYGGNRHGFLAFSEIHPDYYQIPKEDRERLLAEEAAAAAEEAALREQEEDEEDEPGNIIRSAAHDSEDSDFIEVESDDRIDTIDISEGEEPDLDVNGEEIDETSEESGDGDEDGESQQRGRNNRRRRGRGGRSSSLAKASDEVRAKRMNLRRRYKIQDVIHRRQVLLVQVVKEERGNKGAALTTYLSLAGRYCVLMPNTSHGGGISRKINSATDRKRLKSIMSDLKLPATMGCIIRTAGLARTKPEIKRDFDYLARLWDEIRERTLKGAAPMLIHTDSDLIKRAIRDIYNKDIDEVMVEGADGYKAAKDFMKLLMPSHAKRVQHYSDPVSLFQRHGVEDQLNAMYQPVVQLKSGGYIVINPTEALVSIDINSGRSTKEHGIEQTALATNLEAAREIARQLRLRDMAGLIVIDFIDMDHHSNARKVERAMKEALKNDRARIQVGRISSFGLMEMSRQRLRTGVLEASTRECPHCEGTGLVRTASSSALSALRLIEEEAARGHGSQITLQASQEATIYILNNKRSELAEIEDRYHVRVEVLPNGEVEGAKMTVTASGPRPERPAIPAPIIDADEDEYEEDIVDEEIEEEYVETPARRDDSEERNSRRKRRRRGRRGGRNRDRETEGEETDESEVRTEGDEPVAQEIVDNGEVSEKPKRSRRGGRGGKARAETSTDDGAVATESEAVQVDAPAEEAPAKPKRRTRAKAEPVETAELAPEAEVQAKAEAEAPKKAAAKPRSRKKAAAATPETAVEAEAEAASEAPKPKSRARKSAAKTAEPEGDSVSADAGQNEDGSPRKGWWQRTFG, from the coding sequence ATGAAAACGCGCATGCTTATCGACGCGCGGCATCGGGAGGAGACCCGCGTTGCCGTCGTCACTGGGAACACGATCGAGGAGTTTGATTTTGAATCTGCCGAGCACAAACAGCTCAAAGGCAATATCTATCTAGCCAAGGTCACCCGCGTCGAACCATCGCTGCAGGCAGCCTTTGTCGACTATGGTGGCAACCGCCATGGGTTCTTGGCTTTCAGCGAAATCCACCCCGACTATTATCAGATCCCGAAAGAGGATCGTGAACGCCTGTTGGCTGAAGAAGCTGCGGCGGCTGCCGAAGAAGCCGCCCTGCGCGAGCAGGAAGAGGACGAAGAAGACGAACCCGGCAACATCATTCGCTCCGCTGCACATGACAGCGAAGACAGCGATTTCATCGAAGTCGAGAGCGATGACCGTATCGACACAATCGACATCTCTGAAGGTGAAGAACCCGATCTCGACGTCAATGGCGAAGAAATTGACGAGACATCCGAAGAGTCCGGCGATGGAGACGAGGATGGCGAAAGTCAGCAGCGTGGACGCAACAACCGCCGTCGTCGTGGACGTGGTGGACGCAGCAGCAGCTTAGCCAAAGCCAGTGACGAGGTACGCGCCAAGCGTATGAACCTGCGTCGCCGTTACAAGATTCAGGACGTCATCCATCGGCGTCAGGTATTGCTGGTTCAGGTCGTGAAGGAAGAGCGTGGCAATAAAGGCGCCGCGTTGACCACCTATCTCAGCCTCGCTGGCCGCTATTGCGTGCTTATGCCGAATACCAGCCATGGCGGTGGTATTAGTCGCAAGATCAACAGCGCAACCGACCGGAAGCGGCTCAAGTCGATCATGTCCGACCTGAAGCTGCCCGCAACCATGGGCTGCATCATCCGCACCGCCGGTCTTGCGCGCACCAAGCCCGAGATAAAGCGCGACTTTGATTATCTCGCACGGCTTTGGGACGAGATCCGCGAACGCACGCTAAAAGGTGCGGCACCAATGCTCATCCACACCGACAGCGACCTGATCAAACGTGCCATCCGCGATATCTACAACAAGGATATCGACGAGGTCATGGTCGAAGGTGCCGACGGGTACAAAGCAGCAAAAGATTTTATGAAACTGCTGATGCCGAGCCATGCAAAGCGCGTGCAGCATTATTCCGACCCGGTGTCGCTGTTCCAGCGCCACGGCGTGGAAGACCAGCTCAATGCCATGTACCAACCGGTCGTGCAGTTGAAGTCCGGCGGCTATATCGTCATCAACCCGACCGAAGCATTGGTTTCGATTGACATCAACTCTGGCCGTTCAACCAAAGAGCACGGCATCGAGCAGACCGCGCTTGCAACCAATTTGGAAGCTGCGCGCGAAATCGCCCGGCAGTTGCGCCTTCGGGATATGGCGGGCCTGATTGTCATCGACTTTATCGACATGGACCACCATTCGAACGCCCGAAAAGTCGAGCGTGCGATGAAAGAAGCACTAAAGAATGATCGCGCCCGCATTCAGGTTGGACGCATCTCGAGCTTTGGGCTGATGGAAATGAGCCGACAGCGTCTGCGCACCGGCGTGCTCGAAGCCTCCACTCGCGAATGTCCGCATTGCGAAGGCACAGGCTTGGTACGTACGGCATCATCCTCGGCCCTTTCGGCGCTTCGCCTCATCGAAGAAGAGGCCGCCCGCGGCCATGGCAGCCAGATCACGCTGCAGGCCAGCCAGGAAGCGACAATCTACATCCTCAACAACAAGCGTAGCGAGCTTGCCGAAATCGAGGATCGTTACCATGTTCGCGTCGAAGTTTTACCGAATGGTGAAGTTGAAGGCGCGAAGATGACCGTCACGGCATCGGGCCCGCGGCCCGAACGCCCAGCCATTCCGGCTCCAATCATCGACGCCGACGAAGACGAATATGAAGAAGATATTGTCGACGAAGAAATCGAAGAGGAATATGTGGAAACCCCGGCCCGGCGCGACGACAGCGAAGAGCGCAACAGCCGCAGGAAGCGTCGTCGGCGCGGACGGCGTGGCGGTCGCAATCGCGACCGTGAAACCGAGGGTGAAGAAACGGACGAATCTGAAGTTCGCACCGAAGGCGATGAACCTGTAGCGCAGGAAATAGTCGATAACGGCGAAGTATCCGAGAAGCCAAAACGCAGCCGTCGCGGCGGGCGTGGTGGCAAGGCCAGAGCCGAAACGTCAACCGATGATGGTGCAGTAGCAACCGAATCCGAAGCCGTGCAAGTCGATGCGCCGGCAGAAGAAGCACCTGCAAAGCCCAAAAGGCGGACGCGGGCTAAGGCGGAGCCAGTTGAGACTGCCGAGCTAGCGCCTGAAGCTGAAGTGCAAGCCAAAGCAGAAGCAGAAGCGCCGAAAAAGGCAGCGGCAAAACCGCGCAGCCGCAAAAAAGCAGCTGCAGCAACGCCAGAAACTGCGGTCGAAGCAGAAGCAGAAGCGGCAAGCGAAGCTCCGAAACCGAAATCGCGTGCCCGTAAATCAGCGGCAAAGACTGCTGAACCTGAAGGTGATTCGGTCTCAGCCGACGCAGGCCAGAATGAGGATGGTTCGCCGCGCAAGGGTTGGTGGCAACGCACCTTTGGTTGA
- a CDS encoding M48 family metalloprotease produces the protein MGALSRFKHVGRAFIGALLAISLVAQPANAQSILRDAETEAFFDEISAPLIRGAGLDPANVDVVLINDRSINAFVAGGQTVYLHSGLIQAAKTANEVQGVIAHELGHIEGGHVIRYSEGFEKAGTISIASLILAAAAIAAGAGEAGMGIMAAGQQAALGKFLAFSRVQESVADASGARYLSAAGISGRGSINFFKTLQNYEFRLGIAQTDSYDRTHPLSGERISVLEDTYKADPAWNAPLNPKWEADFKRVRAKLLGYIEDPNSTLRDYPESDSSIAGHYARAYAWHKAAYPDKALKEANTLVAKNPNDPYFLELHGQILLESGKPAEALSSLRKAVDLTGNQPLIAAVFGHALLATEDRSNLQEAEKVLKAAVSKDNNNPFAWYQLGVVYQALGDEPRAALASAERYLMEGVPQLALPNAATAMAGLPEYSHDWIRAQDIKLVAEAQVQKLDKRRR, from the coding sequence ATGGGCGCACTCAGTCGTTTCAAACATGTTGGACGTGCCTTCATTGGCGCATTGTTGGCGATCTCGCTGGTCGCGCAACCTGCCAATGCGCAATCGATATTGCGCGACGCAGAAACCGAAGCCTTTTTCGATGAAATCTCCGCTCCGCTGATTAGGGGCGCAGGGCTCGATCCAGCCAACGTCGATGTCGTCCTAATCAACGACCGATCAATCAATGCCTTCGTCGCTGGCGGTCAAACCGTTTATCTGCACAGCGGCCTCATCCAGGCAGCAAAAACCGCCAACGAAGTCCAAGGCGTAATCGCCCACGAATTGGGCCATATCGAGGGCGGGCACGTCATCCGCTACAGCGAAGGCTTTGAAAAGGCGGGGACGATATCAATCGCGAGCCTGATCTTGGCGGCAGCGGCCATCGCCGCTGGTGCCGGGGAAGCAGGCATGGGTATCATGGCCGCAGGTCAGCAGGCCGCTCTCGGCAAATTCCTCGCCTTTAGCCGTGTACAGGAAAGCGTCGCCGACGCTTCGGGCGCGCGCTATCTTTCAGCAGCCGGAATATCCGGACGTGGGTCGATCAACTTCTTCAAGACCCTGCAGAATTATGAATTCCGCCTCGGTATTGCGCAGACCGATAGTTATGATCGCACGCACCCTTTGTCGGGCGAGCGTATTTCGGTGTTGGAAGATACGTACAAGGCCGACCCGGCCTGGAACGCCCCGCTAAACCCAAAATGGGAAGCTGATTTCAAGCGCGTCAGGGCCAAGTTGCTTGGTTACATCGAAGATCCCAATTCGACGCTGCGTGACTATCCGGAAAGCGATTCAAGCATCGCAGGCCATTATGCACGGGCCTATGCGTGGCATAAAGCCGCATATCCGGACAAGGCACTTAAGGAGGCTAATACACTGGTCGCCAAAAATCCGAATGACCCCTATTTTCTTGAACTGCACGGCCAGATCCTGCTCGAATCAGGAAAGCCCGCAGAGGCGCTCTCGTCCCTGCGCAAGGCCGTCGATCTGACAGGAAACCAGCCTTTGATTGCCGCTGTTTTTGGCCATGCGCTGCTCGCGACCGAAGACCGTTCCAACTTGCAGGAAGCCGAAAAGGTACTGAAGGCGGCTGTATCCAAGGATAATAACAACCCCTTTGCCTGGTACCAATTGGGCGTTGTCTATCAGGCGCTGGGTGATGAGCCTCGGGCAGCCCTCGCCAGCGCAGAGCGCTATCTGATGGAAGGCGTGCCACAACTGGCCCTGCCCAATGCGGCGACAGCCATGGCCGGTCTGCCGGAATATTCGCACGACTGGATCAGGGCGCAGGACATTAAATTGGTGGCGGAAGCGCAAGTGCAGAAACTGGACAAACGCAGACGCTGA
- a CDS encoding DsbA family protein encodes MNDQQTSNRLPLILVLVGAAILAAAGYYFFANNEPAIRGDKAIYAAQDAERAISAAGVSDKERAATEAIVRAYILENPEIITEAVEILQKREMAKRMDAAGSTVTKAFLGAVGGNPEGAITVVEFTDYNCGFCRSSVADLNRLVGSEKDVRIVYRELPILSPTSRDAARWALAAAKQGKHKAFHDAMFASGPANEQTITAAARKAGLNMDQAAKDAASQEVNAEIERNLAMMQQIGFNGTPTFIIGDQMLEGALGYDALKAAVEKARKKG; translated from the coding sequence ATGAACGATCAACAGACCAGCAACCGCCTTCCCCTGATTCTCGTCCTCGTTGGTGCCGCGATATTGGCCGCGGCAGGCTATTACTTCTTTGCAAACAACGAACCTGCGATACGCGGTGACAAGGCCATATACGCAGCGCAAGACGCTGAAAGGGCGATTTCAGCCGCAGGGGTCAGCGACAAGGAACGCGCCGCCACCGAAGCCATTGTGCGCGCCTATATCCTTGAAAACCCTGAGATCATTACCGAAGCAGTCGAAATCCTGCAAAAACGCGAGATGGCAAAGCGCATGGATGCGGCTGGCAGCACGGTTACAAAGGCGTTCCTGGGGGCAGTCGGCGGCAATCCCGAAGGCGCGATAACTGTGGTTGAATTTACCGACTATAATTGCGGTTTCTGCCGATCAAGCGTTGCGGATTTGAATCGCCTGGTCGGTAGCGAAAAGGATGTCCGGATCGTCTATCGCGAACTGCCCATACTTTCCCCGACAAGTCGCGACGCCGCGCGCTGGGCGCTGGCCGCCGCGAAACAGGGAAAGCATAAAGCGTTTCACGATGCCATGTTTGCCTCAGGCCCTGCCAACGAACAAACCATCACAGCTGCGGCACGCAAAGCAGGCTTAAACATGGATCAGGCCGCAAAGGATGCTGCCTCGCAGGAAGTGAACGCCGAAATCGAGCGTAATCTCGCCATGATGCAGCAGATCGGCTTCAACGGCACGCCGACTTTCATCATCGGAGACCAGATGCTCGAAGGAGCGTTGGGTTATGATGCGTTGAAAGCTGCTGTTGAAAAAGCCCGTAAAAAAGGCTGA
- a CDS encoding RlmE family RNA methyltransferase, which yields MAKFTFGGNSSGRSAVGKERVKTSKRRSPQSARWLERQLNDPYVKRAQAEGFRSRAAYKLIELDEKFHFLKGKKAVVDLGIAPGGWAQVVRRRLPSAKVSGIDLLPVDPIEGVTLFEMDFMDDRAPDLLVEALGQVPDLVISDMAANTVGHKQTDHLRTMGLVEAAAHFAVEVLKPGGDFVAKVFAGGTDPELLAILKANFATVKHAKPPASRKGSVEWYVVAQGKKG from the coding sequence ATGGCGAAATTCACCTTTGGCGGCAACAGTTCGGGGCGTAGCGCCGTGGGTAAGGAACGCGTCAAAACCTCGAAACGGCGTAGCCCGCAATCCGCGCGATGGTTGGAGCGCCAACTGAACGATCCCTATGTCAAACGTGCGCAAGCAGAGGGCTTTCGCAGTCGTGCAGCCTATAAGCTGATCGAACTGGACGAGAAATTCCATTTTCTTAAAGGTAAGAAAGCGGTTGTCGATCTGGGCATTGCGCCGGGTGGATGGGCGCAGGTGGTGCGGCGTAGGCTGCCTTCTGCAAAAGTTTCCGGCATTGACCTTTTACCGGTCGATCCGATCGAAGGCGTGACTCTGTTTGAAATGGATTTCATGGATGACCGGGCTCCGGATTTATTGGTCGAGGCACTTGGGCAAGTGCCCGACCTTGTGATTTCCGACATGGCGGCCAATACCGTCGGGCACAAACAGACCGACCATTTGCGAACCATGGGGCTGGTCGAAGCTGCAGCGCATTTTGCAGTCGAGGTGCTAAAACCAGGCGGCGATTTTGTTGCCAAAGTCTTTGCCGGTGGCACCGATCCGGAGTTGCTTGCTATCTTGAAAGCCAACTTCGCCACAGTCAAACATGCCAAGCCACCCGCAAGCCGTAAAGGATCGGTCGAATGGTATGTGGTAGCGCAGGGGAAAAAGGGTTGA
- a CDS encoding Ppx/GppA phosphatase family protein: protein MGEEFAPSSQLDGRGKTAAKRGRKKSKTAPTAKTQDASRKGNDARAHAATLDPQPETSSAQPKSDTRSPWLGKTAYAALDLGTNNCRLLIARAANDGFTVVDAFSRVVRLGEGLNSTGKMSEAAMDRAIEALSVCADKLKRRNVVLARSVATEACRQALNGVEFIERVKRETGIVLDVISPKEEARLAVMGCHALLEEGEGPAMIFDIGGGSTELVLVSTDGVVPEILDWASVPWGVVSLTESEAHRGDDEQSLQETYAAMRDKVRDSFAEFAARLPVGQGDHRLMGTSGTVTTLASVYLNLPSYDRRQIDGLHLPTSAMREISQTLASRTPKGRAEFPTIGHERADLVVAGCAILETIFDIWPGERLGVADRGIREGILRALMASDAGRRKRR from the coding sequence ATGGGCGAAGAATTCGCACCATCGTCGCAGTTGGATGGACGGGGAAAAACGGCCGCGAAAAGGGGCCGGAAAAAATCCAAAACCGCTCCGACTGCAAAGACGCAAGACGCATCCCGCAAGGGGAATGACGCACGCGCACATGCCGCAACATTAGATCCACAGCCCGAAACCTCCAGCGCCCAGCCCAAGTCCGATACGCGCAGCCCCTGGCTGGGCAAGACGGCTTATGCTGCACTCGATCTGGGCACCAACAACTGCCGCCTGTTGATCGCGCGAGCCGCAAATGACGGCTTTACCGTGGTTGATGCCTTTTCGCGCGTTGTGCGGCTAGGTGAAGGGCTCAACTCCACTGGCAAGATGAGCGAAGCGGCGATGGACCGCGCGATTGAGGCGCTGTCTGTCTGCGCCGACAAGCTCAAGCGTCGCAATGTCGTCCTAGCCCGCTCGGTCGCAACCGAAGCGTGCCGTCAGGCGCTGAACGGCGTTGAATTTATCGAACGCGTGAAGCGTGAAACGGGCATCGTGTTGGATGTCATCAGCCCCAAGGAAGAGGCCCGCCTCGCGGTCATGGGATGCCATGCGCTGCTCGAGGAGGGGGAGGGGCCCGCGATGATTTTCGACATTGGTGGCGGTTCGACCGAACTCGTGCTGGTATCGACCGACGGGGTGGTTCCTGAAATCTTGGACTGGGCCAGCGTCCCCTGGGGCGTTGTGTCGCTGACCGAAAGTGAGGCGCACCGTGGCGATGACGAGCAGTCGTTGCAGGAAACCTACGCTGCTATGCGCGACAAAGTTCGGGATAGCTTCGCCGAATTTGCCGCACGCTTGCCCGTGGGGCAGGGCGACCATCGGCTGATGGGGACATCCGGCACGGTAACGACGCTTGCGAGCGTTTACCTCAACCTGCCCAGCTATGACCGGCGGCAGATTGACGGGCTGCACCTGCCAACTTCTGCCATGCGCGAAATCAGCCAGACACTAGCCAGCCGGACGCCGAAAGGGCGCGCTGAATTTCCGACCATCGGTCACGAACGCGCCGATCTCGTGGTGGCTGGGTGCGCTATCTTGGAAACGATATTTGACATCTGGCCTGGGGAACGGTTGGGCGTTGCCGATCGCGGTATTCGCGAAGGTATATTGCGCGCGCTAATGGCGAGCGATGCCGGCCGCCGGAAACGGCGGTAA
- a CDS encoding toxic anion resistance protein, which yields MSTNETLTATETELKLTPPDPVPPIAAEKAVGLVPVEDEVKGKLAEKVEGYIADLLAQDVNSPEFGKRVDQLTNMGRKEIMEAAGQSNRFLDRPIRQMDETSGVGADLAELRRTVEDLDPSKRGNLTTKQKLFGIIPWGNKLRNYFDSYQSAQGHISSILGRLANGKDELLMDNAAIDVERQNLWKAMGKLEQMILISKQLDGRLEEKAAELELSDPAKAKAIRETALFYVRQRHQDLLTQMAVTVQGYLAMDLVKKNNVELVKGVDRASTTTVGALRTAVTVAQAMTNQRLVLGQITALNTTTANIIDSTGKLLRENTAAIHEQAAASTIPLETLSRAFQNIYDTMDAIDTFKVKALESMKQTSEALEKEVEKSKGYIARAEGAAQAKLGATETNLLSSLEA from the coding sequence ATGTCGACCAATGAAACCCTGACTGCCACCGAAACCGAGCTGAAGCTCACCCCGCCTGATCCGGTGCCGCCGATCGCTGCCGAAAAGGCGGTTGGGCTGGTTCCGGTTGAGGATGAGGTAAAGGGAAAGCTCGCCGAAAAGGTCGAAGGCTATATCGCCGACCTGCTAGCGCAGGATGTGAACAGCCCGGAATTTGGCAAGCGCGTTGACCAGCTTACCAATATGGGGCGTAAGGAAATCATGGAGGCGGCCGGCCAATCGAACCGCTTTCTCGATCGACCGATCCGCCAGATGGACGAAACGTCCGGCGTCGGTGCTGACCTTGCCGAACTGCGTCGTACCGTTGAAGATCTGGATCCGTCTAAACGCGGCAACCTGACGACCAAGCAGAAGCTGTTTGGCATCATCCCCTGGGGCAACAAGCTGCGCAACTATTTCGACAGCTATCAGAGCGCGCAGGGCCATATCAGCTCGATCCTCGGCCGCCTTGCAAATGGCAAGGATGAGTTACTGATGGATAATGCTGCAATCGACGTTGAGCGGCAGAATCTGTGGAAGGCGATGGGCAAGCTCGAGCAGATGATCCTGATATCGAAGCAGCTCGACGGGCGGCTGGAGGAGAAGGCCGCTGAACTGGAGCTTTCTGATCCAGCCAAGGCGAAGGCGATCCGAGAAACCGCACTCTTCTACGTCCGCCAGCGCCATCAGGATTTGCTGACGCAAATGGCTGTGACGGTGCAGGGCTATCTGGCGATGGACCTGGTCAAGAAGAACAATGTCGAACTGGTAAAGGGCGTCGATCGGGCGTCGACCACCACTGTCGGTGCTTTGCGCACGGCAGTGACGGTTGCGCAGGCGATGACCAACCAGCGTCTGGTGCTCGGCCAGATTACTGCCCTCAACACCACGACCGCCAATATCATCGACAGCACTGGCAAGCTGCTGCGCGAAAATACGGCAGCCATCCACGAACAGGCAGCGGCTTCGACCATTCCGCTCGAAACGCTGAGCCGCGCGTTCCAAAATATCTACGACACGATGGACGCGATCGATACCTTCAAGGTCAAGGCGCTGGAAAGCATGAAGCAGACGTCCGAAGCACTTGAAAAGGAAGTCGAAAAATCGAAGGGTTATATCGCGCGTGCAGAAGGTGCAGCGCAGGCCAAATTGGGCGCGACCGAAACCAACCTGTTGAGCTCGCTGGAGGCGTAA
- a CDS encoding arylesterase — MKTNFALYGVALLLVQALAACGSSPVTVPKEETAQNAPAKAEAIQYDKLIVAFGDSLYAGYRLGPTEGLAPQLQVALEKAGIKARVHNAGVSGDTTAAGKQRLTFVLDNLEKKPDLVVLGLGGNDMLRGIQPKETEANLKAMLDELKKRDIDVVLTGMLAAPNLGPDYANAFNPIFPKLAKQYGAPLYPFFLDGVVADPKLMLPDNIHPNAQGVAKVVDGLAPLVEKALQP, encoded by the coding sequence ATGAAGACGAATTTTGCCCTATATGGTGTGGCCTTACTGCTTGTCCAAGCCCTTGCTGCATGCGGGTCTTCACCCGTAACCGTGCCCAAGGAAGAAACAGCACAAAATGCACCTGCCAAGGCGGAAGCTATACAATATGACAAGCTTATCGTTGCCTTTGGGGACAGCCTGTATGCGGGGTATCGTCTCGGTCCGACGGAAGGGCTCGCACCGCAGCTTCAAGTCGCGCTCGAAAAGGCCGGCATAAAAGCGCGCGTGCACAATGCTGGGGTGTCGGGAGACACCACTGCAGCGGGCAAGCAACGCCTGACCTTTGTGCTCGATAATCTGGAAAAGAAGCCTGATCTGGTAGTGTTAGGGCTGGGCGGAAACGACATGTTGCGCGGTATTCAGCCCAAGGAAACTGAGGCGAACCTAAAGGCCATGCTCGACGAACTCAAGAAACGCGACATCGATGTGGTGCTTACGGGGATGCTCGCAGCCCCCAATTTGGGGCCCGATTATGCGAACGCTTTCAACCCGATCTTTCCCAAGCTGGCGAAGCAATATGGCGCGCCGCTTTATCCCTTTTTCCTCGACGGTGTGGTTGCCGATCCCAAGCTGATGTTGCCCGATAATATTCACCCCAACGCGCAAGGTGTGGCGAAGGTCGTCGACGGCCTTGCGCCTCTTGTCGAAAAGGCGCTCCAGCCCTGA
- a CDS encoding ABC transporter ATP-binding protein, with amino-acid sequence MAIRASNVTLTLGASDAPVSILRGVDLEVPYGVSVALLGPSGSGKSSLMAVLAGLERASGGSVVVDGLNFTELDEDELARARRGRIGIVLQAFHLLPTMTALENVAVPMELAGIDDPFGRAAKELEAVGLGHRLAHYPSQLSGGEQQRVAIARAMAAAPKIIFADEPTGNLDGSTGSSIIDLLFERRAALGATLLIITHDPALAARCDRVIAMQDGHVVESAA; translated from the coding sequence ATGGCGATACGGGCGTCGAATGTCACCCTCACGCTTGGCGCCAGCGATGCGCCGGTTTCGATTTTGCGCGGAGTGGACCTTGAGGTGCCCTATGGCGTCAGCGTTGCACTGCTTGGGCCTTCGGGTTCTGGTAAGAGCTCCCTGATGGCGGTGTTGGCGGGGCTGGAGAGGGCCAGTGGTGGTTCAGTTGTGGTCGATGGCCTTAATTTTACTGAACTGGACGAGGATGAACTGGCGCGGGCACGACGCGGACGCATCGGCATTGTGTTGCAGGCTTTTCACCTGCTGCCCACAATGACTGCGCTGGAAAATGTCGCCGTGCCAATGGAGCTTGCCGGCATAGACGATCCTTTCGGACGTGCGGCCAAGGAATTGGAAGCGGTCGGCCTCGGTCACCGCCTCGCCCATTATCCCTCGCAGCTATCAGGCGGTGAACAGCAGCGCGTGGCGATCGCGCGGGCGATGGCCGCAGCTCCCAAGATCATCTTCGCCGATGAACCTACCGGCAATCTCGATGGCTCAACGGGCTCATCGATAATCGACCTGTTGTTTGAACGGCGGGCCGCGCTCGGAGCGACACTGCTGATCATCACCCATGATCCAGCCTTGGCCGCACGTTGTGATCGCGTAATCGCCATGCAGGATGGCCATGTGGTGGAGAGCGCCGCTTGA